ACGAGCCTCGGCATCCCGCGGCTGTTCTTCCACGGGCCGTCCTGCTTCTTCTCCCTCTGCGACCTCCAGGCCGCCAACCACGGGCTCCACGAGCGCATCGCCGCGGGCGGCGACGAAGACAGGCACGCCGTGCCGGGAGTGCCCGTGCCGGTTACGGTGACGAAAGCCACCGCCCTTGGTTTCCTCATCCACCCGGCGACGGAGGCGCTGCGCGACGAGGCCATGGCGGCCATGCGCACGGCCGACGGCGCCGTCGTGAACACGTTCCTGGACCTCGAGGCCCAGTTCGTGGCGTGCTACGAGGCGGCGCTGGGCAAGCCGGTGTGGGTGGTCGGCCCGCTCAGCCTCGGCAACCGGGACGCGGAGACCACGGCGTCGCGCGGCaacacggccgccgccggccgccgggaggCGATCGCCGCGTGGCTGGACGGGCAGCCCCCCGGCTCCGTCGTGTTCGTCAGCTTCGGCAGCGTCGCGCGCAAGTCCCCGAGGCAGCTGCGCGAGGTCGGCCACGGCCTGGAGGACTCCGGCAGGCCGTTCATCTGGGTGGTgaaggaggccgaggcggcggcgccggaggtgcAGGAGTGGCTGGAGGCCCTGGAGGCGCGCACGGCGGGGCGCGGCCTCGTGGTGCGCGGGTGGGCGCCGCAGCTCGCCGTGCTGTCCCACCGCGCCGTCGGCGGGTTCGTGACccactgcgggtggaactcgCTGATGGAGGCCATGGCGCACGGCGTGCCGGTGGCGACGTGGCCGCACTTCGAGGACCAGTTCCTGAACGAGCGGCTGGTGGTGGACGTGCTCGGCGTGGGCGTGCCGGTCGGCGCGACGGCGCCGGTGATGATATTCGAAGAGGACGCCGTGGCGGTGCCGCGGGAGGGCGTCGCGCGGGCGGTGTCGGCGCTGATGGGCGGAGGGGCGGAGGCCgacgagaggaggaggaaggtcAGGGAGTACGGGGAGAAAGCGCGCAGGGCCATGGAGGAAGGAGGGTCCTCGTACGAGAACCTGACGCGGCTGATACAGAGCTTCGTGCAAAGTGAAGCCAAAGCACAGGAGTGATCAGATCATTGGGGTGCTGTGTCTTACATTTCTTGAATCTTTCGGCTTTGATGCATGATTTGTTGATGCCATGATCCCATACATGCATGTTCCAGTGTTTTTACCAGTGTCAAGTTCATCGCTGAAATCATTTTTGTGCTTGAGCACTAGCTTTGAGCTGAGCAAGCAAATTTGAGCCATCCGATGTTGAGCTTGAGCATGCTAGTACTTGGCGGCTGCAAGTGCGTGCTCCGCCTGACGACGTTCCGCGTCGAGTACGGCGACCACGGGGAGCTCGTCACCGCCGATCGCTCGTTCAAGCTGTCCAAATACATTTTGCCCGCATTTGTTCCGATTATTGGCAAGCGTTCTGGGCGCAACAGTCATCAGTCTGTGTCGTCTGAAAGGTCCTTGTTTACGGAGTTGATGTCTAGGAACTATGCGAAAGCCGTGGGCAAATCAGTCACAGGGGATCCAAACCTCTGCGCTTGCGGCTTCTAATTCCTCGCGGGAACAAGACTAGCAAGTAGCAACCAACAAGCGAGCCGCGGGGAGCCATTTTTTTTTCCTCAGGCATCCCGCCGAATGGCTCCAGAGTCGCCATGCAGGTTTCCGTGGGTCGGCTCAAGGACCCGGTACCCAAAATTCAAAATGTGGTGTTACTATCCATTCGTCTGGTGTATTTTAATGTATTTTTCATTCTGTACTTGTTGCCTCTTGGAATTCAGGTTTTGTGAAACTCAATGGTGTCTCTTAGTTATCTcagtttgaaatatttttatgcTCTGTGTATTGATGATGTATGCTCCGCGAGCATGTGATAATATAGTGTGCTGTGTAGAGATAGTGCATGCACACAGGAGCTAAAAGCAAGCGGACAGCGCATGCGCACTGGAATCAGGAGGCGTGCAGGTGTTGACCCACTGGGTCAACCTGGGTCAACCGGTTCCATTGGTTTCAGAATTTGAGATCTTATCAGGCCAACCTAGAAGGCTAAAACCAATTAATAGATGATTGGGTAGTATATAGGTCAGTATTTGGGTCGACCAAAGCCGATCACTTGCAACCTGACTTCAGAGACAGAGCTCGTCGAGGAGCAGGTGGAGGAGCCCTGCCAAAGAGGGCTTATAGCTCAAGATCCGTGAAGCTTTTTGGTGGCGGGATGGATTCGCCCTTGCACCTGACAGAAACGACGCGAGACTCCCGGGCCGCGAGACGTTCTCTTCGAAACTGCAATTTCGGAACCATGCCATCAATCTTGTGCCCCAAAGGTCCTTTTGGCATCTTACGCTCATAAGTTGTGCAAAAAGGAGAGACAAATTAAACACCTTTTCTCTTGTCTTTTGGGCATTGGAACATGCATGTGGACAAAAACTTCTAGAAAAATTCAGTCTCTGCGTGTACGTATTTGTTTTCGCAAAATGACTCCCTAACAATCGAGTAAAAATATATAATGCCGTCACTCAATTTTTTAAGTCAGTAGAATGGCGCCACGCGGCATTGGCAGGTGCAAATATTTGAGTGATGAGAAGATAAAAATCAGTCGGTTTTGTCCACTGACTTGCATGGTGGAAGCCAGCTAAAAACTTAGCTACATATCACTAAAAAAAAGCAAGGGGCAACTCCCATAGACAGACAAGAAATTCGTCGACCACAGATAAAAAGAgtatttttttcatggacctaAAACACATTACAAATTTTCCATTAATTTGGTCTGACCCAAAAAATGCCACactgaaaataaaaaacaacTTTAATATTAAAATTGTTACTTAAACACATTAATGCCAGAAGAAGAGGAAACATAAAAAAACAGTACAAGTTGATGAGTTGATCTGAGCCAAAAAGCATATATACCATATTTAAATTCATGAAATTAGAAAAATCACACTCTAGGGACAAGTATTTAACTATAAAAAAGCAAGGTGGTTGAAGTGGCACTTAAGGATTTTTTCCCTTTAATCCGATGAATATAAACCCGCAAATTTGTTTGTACGCAGTATCACTTTGTTTTTGCATGACTTGACTGTTACATGGTCCAGGAGAAGAAAAAACAAAGTGCTGGACTGAAAATTAAACAACTGAACCGGC
This window of the Panicum virgatum strain AP13 chromosome 1K, P.virgatum_v5, whole genome shotgun sequence genome carries:
- the LOC120684687 gene encoding UDP-glycosyltransferase 73C1-like: MAPAVATTTASASTLPPPHFVLVPFVAQGHIIPLVDLARLLAERGARASVVTTPLNAARLRGVADQAARAGLPLELVELPFPPPGCDLPDDCQNADMVADNYQFLHFFFALPELAGPFEAYVRALSPRPSCIIADWLNPWTAGVATSLGIPRLFFHGPSCFFSLCDLQAANHGLHERIAAGGDEDRHAVPGVPVPVTVTKATALGFLIHPATEALRDEAMAAMRTADGAVVNTFLDLEAQFVACYEAALGKPVWVVGPLSLGNRDAETTASRGNTAAAGRREAIAAWLDGQPPGSVVFVSFGSVARKSPRQLREVGHGLEDSGRPFIWVVKEAEAAAPEVQEWLEALEARTAGRGLVVRGWAPQLAVLSHRAVGGFVTHCGWNSLMEAMAHGVPVATWPHFEDQFLNERLVVDVLGVGVPVGATAPVMIFEEDAVAVPREGVARAVSALMGGGAEADERRRKVREYGEKARRAMEEGGSSYENLTRLIQSFVQSEAKAQE